Genomic segment of Chelmon rostratus isolate fCheRos1 chromosome 2, fCheRos1.pri, whole genome shotgun sequence:
AGTCCACCCACTGAGGACAACCACATCACAGTAAGTGGACATCACACTCATGACTACAGAAcaccaaaaaaaatcagccctctaactttatggtcttcatcTACCCTGAGCAGGTAACCGCTCCCTTTGAAATTGGCTTCACTATGAAAGAGGAGGACTTTGAGGAGTACAGTGTGGTGCTGCAGGAGATCATTCGGCGCCTGCTGGGGAACACAGAAGGTTTGGCTAATTCCTCTGTTTTAGACATAAAAAGGTGTGTTCCTTTCAGCCAATGTATAGTAAAATAATTAAGCTTACAATTacaattgttatttttaaaatgtttcatcgCCTTACAGAGAGACCATCTCAACTTTGAAGACCATGGACAAGAACTTCAAATTTGCTCCCTCAATGCCTTCCAAATTCAACTTCACAAGACAGTGATCCTTAAAATACTGAAAGCAGAGACATGCTGGTCTTATTTCTTTAAAAGCTTAATGTATTCTTTAGCTCAGGGCTCTTAAACATTGCTACTTGGACTGGGGCTAATTAAGTTATGGTCTGTACCACTAAATCTTAGAGAAATGCCCATTGTCCAGACCATTACAAACTTAACTTGTTCACCAGGTGACAACATGTGAAAGTAACCTGAACTCAGTTTTTGAGCTTTCAGCTCAACTGGTGAAAATATGgttgaaaatgaatttaatgCTAAACAGAAGTTGATATAAAATGAATCTGGTTTTATAAATAGAActttaaattattttgtcaaactactgttCTCAAGGGTAATATTAAAATTCCACTCTCAGATGTTAAAA
This window contains:
- the ghrl gene encoding ghrelin/obestatin prepropeptide gives rise to the protein MFLKRNSCLLVFVLCSLALWCKSASAGSSFLSPSQKPQNRGKSSRVGRQVMEEPSPPTEDNHITVTAPFEIGFTMKEEDFEEYSVVLQEIIRRLLGNTEGLANSSVLDIKRETISTLKTMDKNFKFAPSMPSKFNFTRQ